Proteins from a genomic interval of Musa acuminata AAA Group cultivar baxijiao chromosome BXJ1-9, Cavendish_Baxijiao_AAA, whole genome shotgun sequence:
- the LOC103996728 gene encoding protein FAR1-RELATED SEQUENCE 6 isoform X3, which translates to MPCISRVIRRFRSLSRSPPFPTPHHASSLHSYGELSIRWMEPEEGLSSSGDTSDEIIDEQEMESSAENKNEKGTENILEDNAIMTIDKNEHEAEHRLEDCATMTLEKNEQEAENQFKNDATATLHNKEQGIQNRLEDDTIVPLKKNEQETLLEDNAVINPPVRGMTFYSLDALVEYYNNYAKQEGFGIMRRAISFSADGKSKFVTIACSRVGKSYSSKRNILNPNPLKKTGCKARVNATVFESGSCRVNSVVLEHNHVLFPSKSCFFLCNRKINYDVKTMLEINNVEGVDISKSSQSVIAQSKGPENVSTLGKNCRNTVEKAKRLRLEVGDAESMYDYFVRMQAKNSNFFYVMDIDCKSHIRNVFWADARCRAAYEEFGDVVMFDTSYLTNKYNMPLSTFVGVNHHGQAILFGCGLLLDEEVETFIWLFKTWLSCMSGCAPIAIITTQSEAIRKAVEIVFPDTRHSWCLWHILKTVPENLGSYEMCEPITNAIQHAVYDASTKKEFEDSWADIIKAFKELESNEWLTNLYEERNYWVPAFGKDTFWAGMLSTQHGETMNPFFDGNVSSTSTIKQFLEQYNDIFKSKVQKENQADIQSFNSQIPCVTHFPIEKQFQQVYTIEKFKEFQQEVIAKLYCEVCLVREMDGVLEFSVSEILAVGEENNQHHRTLDYKVYFNKEEKEINCSCCLFEFRGILCRHIVSVLIKIQSDITVSSKYVLSRWRKDLSRHHTRVKVCHDDWSSNFEGQRYHYLLKKFDDAADLAVASDDACKILWNCIDDFQQKLKVNDAVNGNNKPSLTSGAKSAGCEDTGESFGSVIDKSKLFSPIPITVRWQGCPSTKRKVSTVEQAAKKLTCTRTNGQCGTSKEKGNKFQASEMKQVADDEGDGIDMLRSHVVVDIDSQESINIQANSQVGPIFDQYYGQATATKQEIKKPRLDSS; encoded by the exons ATGCCGTGCATTTCCCGAGTGATCAGAAGGTTTCGATCCCTTTCGAGGTCCCCTCCCTTCCCCACTCCCCATCATGCTTCCTCTTTGCACAGCTACGGCGAATTGAGCATAAGGTGG ATGGAGCCAGAGGAGGGCCTTTCTTCATCTGGAGATACCAGTGATGAGATAATAGATGAGCAAGAAATGGAGAGTTCAGCAGAAAACAAGAATGAGAAAGGAACGGAAAATATATTGGAAGATAATGCAATTATGACTATAGATAAGAATGAGCATGAGGCCGAACATAGATTGGAAGATTGTGCAACTATGACTCTAGAAAAGAATGAGCAAGAGGCAGAAAATCAATTCAAAAATGATGCAACTGCAACTTTACATAATAAAGAGCAAGGGATACAAAATAGATTGGAGGATGACACAATTGTACCTCTTAAAAAGAATGAGCAAGAGACATTATTGGAGGACAATGCAGTAATAAACCCCCCTGTGCGTGGGATGACATTCTATTCTTTGGATGCTCTTGTtgaatattataataattatgcTAAGCAGGAAGGTTTTGGGATCATGAGAAGAGCAATATCATTTTCCGCTGATGGAAAATCAAAGTTTGTTACTATTGCTTGCTCTCGAGTAGGGAAATCATACTCTTCTAAACGTAAtatccttaatcctaaccctttgAAAAAAACTGGATGCAAGGCTAGAGTTAATGCTACAGTGTTTGAAAGTGGGAGTTGCAGAGTTAATTCTGTTGTTCTGGAACACAATCATGTGCTGTTTCCAAGTAAGTCATGTTTCTTTTTATGCAATAGGAAAATCAATTATGATGTGAAGACTATGCTTGAAATAAATAATGTTGAGGGAGTTGACATCagtaagagctctcagtctgtcatcgCCCAATCTAAAGGTCCCGAGAACGTCTCAACTTTAGGAAAAAACTGCAGAAATACTGTTGAGAAGGCAAAGAGGTTGCGGCTTGAGGTTGGAGATGCAGAATCAATGTATGATTACTTTGTTCGGATGCAAGCTAAGAATTCAAATTTCTTCTACGTTATGGATATTGATTGCAAATCTCATATTAGAAATGTATTCTGGGCAGATGCAAGGTGTAGGGCAGCATATGAAGAGTTTGGTGATGTTGTTATGTTCGATACATCATACTTGACAAATAAGTACAACATGCCCTTGTCAACTTTTGTAGGGGTAAACCATCATGGCCAGGCAATTTTGTTTGGATGTGGATTGTTATTAGATGAGGAGGTAGAGACATTTATCTGGCTGTTTAAAACTTGGCTATCATGCATGTCTGGATGTGCTCCAATAGCCATCATCACAACTCAGTCAGAAGCAATAAGGAAAGCAGTTGAGATCGTATTCCCTGACACTCGACATAGTTGGTGTTTGTGGCATATACTGAAGACAGTACCAGAGAATTTGGGGAGTTACGAAATGTGTGAACCCATAACAAATGCCATACAACATGCTGTTTATGATGCTTCAACAAAGAAAGAATTTGAGGACAGCTGGGCTGACATCATTAAAGCGTTTAAGGAGCTTGAAAGTAACGAATGGCTAACTAATTTATATGAAGAAAGGAATTATTGGGTTCCAGCTTTTGGGAAAGATACATTTTGGGCTGGAATGTTGTCCACACAGCACGGTGAAACCATGAATCCATTCTTTGATGGGAATGTGAGCTCCACGTCAACCATAAAGCAGTTCCTTGAGCAGTACAATGACATATTCAAGAGTAAGGTTCAGAAGGAAAACCAAGCAGATATTCAGTCTTTCAATTCGCAGATTCCTTGTGTAACTCATTTCCCCATAGAAAAGCAATTTCAACAGGTTTACACCATTGAGAAGTTTAAGGAATTTCAACAAGAGGTGATAGCGAAGCTATATTGTGAAGTATGCTTGGTAAGAGAGATGGATGGTGTGCTTGAATTCAGTGTGTCTGAGATTTTGGCTGTTGGAGAAGAAAATAATCAACATCATAGAACACTTGATTACAAAGTCTATTTTaacaaagaggagaaagaaattaATTGTTCTTGTTGCCTGTTTGAGTTTAGAGGAATCTTATGTAGGCATATAGTCTCTGTTCTTATTAAGATCCAGTCAGATATTACTGTTTCTTCCAAGTATGTTTTATCAAGATGGAGGAAGGATTTGAGTAGGCATCACACAAGGGTTAAAGTTTGTCATGATGATTGGAGTAGCAATTTCGAAGGCCAGCGATATCATTATCTTCTTAAGAAATTTGATGATGCAGCAGATTTGGCTGTGGCATCTGATGATGCCTGCAAAATATTGTGGAATTGTATTGATGATTTTCAGCAGAAGTTAAAGGTAAATGATGCAGTAAATGGGAACAATAAACCCAGTCTAACAAGTGGTGCTAAATCTGCTGGCTGTGAAGATACGGGTGAGTCCTTCGGGAGTGTGATTGATAAGAGTAAACTATTTAGCCCTATTCCTATAACCGTTCGATGGCAGGGATgtccatcaacaaaaagaaaggtGTCTACAGTTGAGCAAGCTGCAAAGAAATTAACTTGTACAAGGACTAATGGCCAATGCGGAACAAGTAAAGAGAAGGGGAATAAG TTTCAGGCCTCAGAAATGAAGCAAGTTGCTGATGATGAAGGAGATGGAATTGATATGCTGAGATCCCACGTAGTAGTTGATATTGACTCACAAGAAAGCATTAATATTCAG GCAAATTCACAAGTTGGCCCCATCTTTGATCAATATTATGGTCAGGCTACTGCAACTAAACAAG AAATAAAGAAGCCAAGGCTGGACTCATCATAG
- the LOC103996728 gene encoding protein FAR1-RELATED SEQUENCE 6 isoform X2, which yields MPCISRVIRRFRSLSRSPPFPTPHHASSLHSYGELSIRWMEPEEGLSSSGDTSDEIIDEQEMESSAENKNEKGTENILEDNAIMTIDKNEHEAEHRLEDCATMTLEKNEQEAENQFKNDATATLHNKEQGIQNRLEDDTIVPLKKNEQETLLEDNAVINPPVRGMTFYSLDALVEYYNNYAKQEGFGIMRRAISFSADGKSKFVTIACSRVGKSYSSKRNILNPNPLKKTGCKARVNATVFESGSCRVNSVVLEHNHVLFPSKSCFFLCNRKINYDVKTMLEINNVEGVDISKSSQSVIAQSKGPENVSTLGKNCRNTVEKAKRLRLEVGDAESMYDYFVRMQAKNSNFFYVMDIDCKSHIRNVFWADARCRAAYEEFGDVVMFDTSYLTNKYNMPLSTFVGVNHHGQAILFGCGLLLDEEVETFIWLFKTWLSCMSGCAPIAIITTQSEAIRKAVEIVFPDTRHSWCLWHILKTVPENLGSYEMCEPITNAIQHAVYDASTKKEFEDSWADIIKAFKELESNEWLTNLYEERNYWVPAFGKDTFWAGMLSTQHGETMNPFFDGNVSSTSTIKQFLEQYNDIFKSKVQKENQADIQSFNSQIPCVTHFPIEKQFQQVYTIEKFKEFQQEVIAKLYCEVCLVREMDGVLEFSVSEILAVGEENNQHHRTLDYKVYFNKEEKEINCSCCLFEFRGILCRHIVSVLIKIQSDITVSSKYVLSRWRKDLSRHHTRVKVCHDDWSSNFEGQRYHYLLKKFDDAADLAVASDDACKILWNCIDDFQQKLKVNDAVNGNNKPSLTSGAKSAGCEDTGESFGSVIDKSKLFSPIPITVRWQGCPSTKRKVSTVEQAAKKLTCTRTNGQCGTSKEKGNKASEMKQVADDEGDGIDMLRSHVVVDIDSQESINIQANSQVGPIFDQYYGQATATKQEAKAGLIIEPFMDHPRNMKNTG from the exons ATGCCGTGCATTTCCCGAGTGATCAGAAGGTTTCGATCCCTTTCGAGGTCCCCTCCCTTCCCCACTCCCCATCATGCTTCCTCTTTGCACAGCTACGGCGAATTGAGCATAAGGTGG ATGGAGCCAGAGGAGGGCCTTTCTTCATCTGGAGATACCAGTGATGAGATAATAGATGAGCAAGAAATGGAGAGTTCAGCAGAAAACAAGAATGAGAAAGGAACGGAAAATATATTGGAAGATAATGCAATTATGACTATAGATAAGAATGAGCATGAGGCCGAACATAGATTGGAAGATTGTGCAACTATGACTCTAGAAAAGAATGAGCAAGAGGCAGAAAATCAATTCAAAAATGATGCAACTGCAACTTTACATAATAAAGAGCAAGGGATACAAAATAGATTGGAGGATGACACAATTGTACCTCTTAAAAAGAATGAGCAAGAGACATTATTGGAGGACAATGCAGTAATAAACCCCCCTGTGCGTGGGATGACATTCTATTCTTTGGATGCTCTTGTtgaatattataataattatgcTAAGCAGGAAGGTTTTGGGATCATGAGAAGAGCAATATCATTTTCCGCTGATGGAAAATCAAAGTTTGTTACTATTGCTTGCTCTCGAGTAGGGAAATCATACTCTTCTAAACGTAAtatccttaatcctaaccctttgAAAAAAACTGGATGCAAGGCTAGAGTTAATGCTACAGTGTTTGAAAGTGGGAGTTGCAGAGTTAATTCTGTTGTTCTGGAACACAATCATGTGCTGTTTCCAAGTAAGTCATGTTTCTTTTTATGCAATAGGAAAATCAATTATGATGTGAAGACTATGCTTGAAATAAATAATGTTGAGGGAGTTGACATCagtaagagctctcagtctgtcatcgCCCAATCTAAAGGTCCCGAGAACGTCTCAACTTTAGGAAAAAACTGCAGAAATACTGTTGAGAAGGCAAAGAGGTTGCGGCTTGAGGTTGGAGATGCAGAATCAATGTATGATTACTTTGTTCGGATGCAAGCTAAGAATTCAAATTTCTTCTACGTTATGGATATTGATTGCAAATCTCATATTAGAAATGTATTCTGGGCAGATGCAAGGTGTAGGGCAGCATATGAAGAGTTTGGTGATGTTGTTATGTTCGATACATCATACTTGACAAATAAGTACAACATGCCCTTGTCAACTTTTGTAGGGGTAAACCATCATGGCCAGGCAATTTTGTTTGGATGTGGATTGTTATTAGATGAGGAGGTAGAGACATTTATCTGGCTGTTTAAAACTTGGCTATCATGCATGTCTGGATGTGCTCCAATAGCCATCATCACAACTCAGTCAGAAGCAATAAGGAAAGCAGTTGAGATCGTATTCCCTGACACTCGACATAGTTGGTGTTTGTGGCATATACTGAAGACAGTACCAGAGAATTTGGGGAGTTACGAAATGTGTGAACCCATAACAAATGCCATACAACATGCTGTTTATGATGCTTCAACAAAGAAAGAATTTGAGGACAGCTGGGCTGACATCATTAAAGCGTTTAAGGAGCTTGAAAGTAACGAATGGCTAACTAATTTATATGAAGAAAGGAATTATTGGGTTCCAGCTTTTGGGAAAGATACATTTTGGGCTGGAATGTTGTCCACACAGCACGGTGAAACCATGAATCCATTCTTTGATGGGAATGTGAGCTCCACGTCAACCATAAAGCAGTTCCTTGAGCAGTACAATGACATATTCAAGAGTAAGGTTCAGAAGGAAAACCAAGCAGATATTCAGTCTTTCAATTCGCAGATTCCTTGTGTAACTCATTTCCCCATAGAAAAGCAATTTCAACAGGTTTACACCATTGAGAAGTTTAAGGAATTTCAACAAGAGGTGATAGCGAAGCTATATTGTGAAGTATGCTTGGTAAGAGAGATGGATGGTGTGCTTGAATTCAGTGTGTCTGAGATTTTGGCTGTTGGAGAAGAAAATAATCAACATCATAGAACACTTGATTACAAAGTCTATTTTaacaaagaggagaaagaaattaATTGTTCTTGTTGCCTGTTTGAGTTTAGAGGAATCTTATGTAGGCATATAGTCTCTGTTCTTATTAAGATCCAGTCAGATATTACTGTTTCTTCCAAGTATGTTTTATCAAGATGGAGGAAGGATTTGAGTAGGCATCACACAAGGGTTAAAGTTTGTCATGATGATTGGAGTAGCAATTTCGAAGGCCAGCGATATCATTATCTTCTTAAGAAATTTGATGATGCAGCAGATTTGGCTGTGGCATCTGATGATGCCTGCAAAATATTGTGGAATTGTATTGATGATTTTCAGCAGAAGTTAAAGGTAAATGATGCAGTAAATGGGAACAATAAACCCAGTCTAACAAGTGGTGCTAAATCTGCTGGCTGTGAAGATACGGGTGAGTCCTTCGGGAGTGTGATTGATAAGAGTAAACTATTTAGCCCTATTCCTATAACCGTTCGATGGCAGGGATgtccatcaacaaaaagaaaggtGTCTACAGTTGAGCAAGCTGCAAAGAAATTAACTTGTACAAGGACTAATGGCCAATGCGGAACAAGTAAAGAGAAGGGGAATAAG GCCTCAGAAATGAAGCAAGTTGCTGATGATGAAGGAGATGGAATTGATATGCTGAGATCCCACGTAGTAGTTGATATTGACTCACAAGAAAGCATTAATATTCAG GCAAATTCACAAGTTGGCCCCATCTTTGATCAATATTATGGTCAGGCTACTGCAACTAAACAAG AAGCCAAGGCTGGACTCATCATAGAACCATTCATGGATCATCCAAGGAATATGAAGAACACAGGATAA
- the LOC103996728 gene encoding protein FAR1-RELATED SEQUENCE 6 isoform X1 translates to MPCISRVIRRFRSLSRSPPFPTPHHASSLHSYGELSIRWMEPEEGLSSSGDTSDEIIDEQEMESSAENKNEKGTENILEDNAIMTIDKNEHEAEHRLEDCATMTLEKNEQEAENQFKNDATATLHNKEQGIQNRLEDDTIVPLKKNEQETLLEDNAVINPPVRGMTFYSLDALVEYYNNYAKQEGFGIMRRAISFSADGKSKFVTIACSRVGKSYSSKRNILNPNPLKKTGCKARVNATVFESGSCRVNSVVLEHNHVLFPSKSCFFLCNRKINYDVKTMLEINNVEGVDISKSSQSVIAQSKGPENVSTLGKNCRNTVEKAKRLRLEVGDAESMYDYFVRMQAKNSNFFYVMDIDCKSHIRNVFWADARCRAAYEEFGDVVMFDTSYLTNKYNMPLSTFVGVNHHGQAILFGCGLLLDEEVETFIWLFKTWLSCMSGCAPIAIITTQSEAIRKAVEIVFPDTRHSWCLWHILKTVPENLGSYEMCEPITNAIQHAVYDASTKKEFEDSWADIIKAFKELESNEWLTNLYEERNYWVPAFGKDTFWAGMLSTQHGETMNPFFDGNVSSTSTIKQFLEQYNDIFKSKVQKENQADIQSFNSQIPCVTHFPIEKQFQQVYTIEKFKEFQQEVIAKLYCEVCLVREMDGVLEFSVSEILAVGEENNQHHRTLDYKVYFNKEEKEINCSCCLFEFRGILCRHIVSVLIKIQSDITVSSKYVLSRWRKDLSRHHTRVKVCHDDWSSNFEGQRYHYLLKKFDDAADLAVASDDACKILWNCIDDFQQKLKVNDAVNGNNKPSLTSGAKSAGCEDTGESFGSVIDKSKLFSPIPITVRWQGCPSTKRKVSTVEQAAKKLTCTRTNGQCGTSKEKGNKFQASEMKQVADDEGDGIDMLRSHVVVDIDSQESINIQANSQVGPIFDQYYGQATATKQEAKAGLIIEPFMDHPRNMKNTG, encoded by the exons ATGCCGTGCATTTCCCGAGTGATCAGAAGGTTTCGATCCCTTTCGAGGTCCCCTCCCTTCCCCACTCCCCATCATGCTTCCTCTTTGCACAGCTACGGCGAATTGAGCATAAGGTGG ATGGAGCCAGAGGAGGGCCTTTCTTCATCTGGAGATACCAGTGATGAGATAATAGATGAGCAAGAAATGGAGAGTTCAGCAGAAAACAAGAATGAGAAAGGAACGGAAAATATATTGGAAGATAATGCAATTATGACTATAGATAAGAATGAGCATGAGGCCGAACATAGATTGGAAGATTGTGCAACTATGACTCTAGAAAAGAATGAGCAAGAGGCAGAAAATCAATTCAAAAATGATGCAACTGCAACTTTACATAATAAAGAGCAAGGGATACAAAATAGATTGGAGGATGACACAATTGTACCTCTTAAAAAGAATGAGCAAGAGACATTATTGGAGGACAATGCAGTAATAAACCCCCCTGTGCGTGGGATGACATTCTATTCTTTGGATGCTCTTGTtgaatattataataattatgcTAAGCAGGAAGGTTTTGGGATCATGAGAAGAGCAATATCATTTTCCGCTGATGGAAAATCAAAGTTTGTTACTATTGCTTGCTCTCGAGTAGGGAAATCATACTCTTCTAAACGTAAtatccttaatcctaaccctttgAAAAAAACTGGATGCAAGGCTAGAGTTAATGCTACAGTGTTTGAAAGTGGGAGTTGCAGAGTTAATTCTGTTGTTCTGGAACACAATCATGTGCTGTTTCCAAGTAAGTCATGTTTCTTTTTATGCAATAGGAAAATCAATTATGATGTGAAGACTATGCTTGAAATAAATAATGTTGAGGGAGTTGACATCagtaagagctctcagtctgtcatcgCCCAATCTAAAGGTCCCGAGAACGTCTCAACTTTAGGAAAAAACTGCAGAAATACTGTTGAGAAGGCAAAGAGGTTGCGGCTTGAGGTTGGAGATGCAGAATCAATGTATGATTACTTTGTTCGGATGCAAGCTAAGAATTCAAATTTCTTCTACGTTATGGATATTGATTGCAAATCTCATATTAGAAATGTATTCTGGGCAGATGCAAGGTGTAGGGCAGCATATGAAGAGTTTGGTGATGTTGTTATGTTCGATACATCATACTTGACAAATAAGTACAACATGCCCTTGTCAACTTTTGTAGGGGTAAACCATCATGGCCAGGCAATTTTGTTTGGATGTGGATTGTTATTAGATGAGGAGGTAGAGACATTTATCTGGCTGTTTAAAACTTGGCTATCATGCATGTCTGGATGTGCTCCAATAGCCATCATCACAACTCAGTCAGAAGCAATAAGGAAAGCAGTTGAGATCGTATTCCCTGACACTCGACATAGTTGGTGTTTGTGGCATATACTGAAGACAGTACCAGAGAATTTGGGGAGTTACGAAATGTGTGAACCCATAACAAATGCCATACAACATGCTGTTTATGATGCTTCAACAAAGAAAGAATTTGAGGACAGCTGGGCTGACATCATTAAAGCGTTTAAGGAGCTTGAAAGTAACGAATGGCTAACTAATTTATATGAAGAAAGGAATTATTGGGTTCCAGCTTTTGGGAAAGATACATTTTGGGCTGGAATGTTGTCCACACAGCACGGTGAAACCATGAATCCATTCTTTGATGGGAATGTGAGCTCCACGTCAACCATAAAGCAGTTCCTTGAGCAGTACAATGACATATTCAAGAGTAAGGTTCAGAAGGAAAACCAAGCAGATATTCAGTCTTTCAATTCGCAGATTCCTTGTGTAACTCATTTCCCCATAGAAAAGCAATTTCAACAGGTTTACACCATTGAGAAGTTTAAGGAATTTCAACAAGAGGTGATAGCGAAGCTATATTGTGAAGTATGCTTGGTAAGAGAGATGGATGGTGTGCTTGAATTCAGTGTGTCTGAGATTTTGGCTGTTGGAGAAGAAAATAATCAACATCATAGAACACTTGATTACAAAGTCTATTTTaacaaagaggagaaagaaattaATTGTTCTTGTTGCCTGTTTGAGTTTAGAGGAATCTTATGTAGGCATATAGTCTCTGTTCTTATTAAGATCCAGTCAGATATTACTGTTTCTTCCAAGTATGTTTTATCAAGATGGAGGAAGGATTTGAGTAGGCATCACACAAGGGTTAAAGTTTGTCATGATGATTGGAGTAGCAATTTCGAAGGCCAGCGATATCATTATCTTCTTAAGAAATTTGATGATGCAGCAGATTTGGCTGTGGCATCTGATGATGCCTGCAAAATATTGTGGAATTGTATTGATGATTTTCAGCAGAAGTTAAAGGTAAATGATGCAGTAAATGGGAACAATAAACCCAGTCTAACAAGTGGTGCTAAATCTGCTGGCTGTGAAGATACGGGTGAGTCCTTCGGGAGTGTGATTGATAAGAGTAAACTATTTAGCCCTATTCCTATAACCGTTCGATGGCAGGGATgtccatcaacaaaaagaaaggtGTCTACAGTTGAGCAAGCTGCAAAGAAATTAACTTGTACAAGGACTAATGGCCAATGCGGAACAAGTAAAGAGAAGGGGAATAAG TTTCAGGCCTCAGAAATGAAGCAAGTTGCTGATGATGAAGGAGATGGAATTGATATGCTGAGATCCCACGTAGTAGTTGATATTGACTCACAAGAAAGCATTAATATTCAG GCAAATTCACAAGTTGGCCCCATCTTTGATCAATATTATGGTCAGGCTACTGCAACTAAACAAG AAGCCAAGGCTGGACTCATCATAGAACCATTCATGGATCATCCAAGGAATATGAAGAACACAGGATAA